Sequence from the Phaeodactylum tricornutum CCAP 1055/1 chromosome 20, whole genome shotgun sequence genome:
AAGCGGCGTCAAATGAAAGACACCAGTGGAGCTGAATTCGCCATGCGTGTTTCACAAGAGGCTTGGAAGACGGGATCGCATACGAAAGGAGGTCTGCCGGGTCAACACGTACCCGCGCCACCCCCTGCCATGAATAGAAATATCCGACCTGCGGCGGCCTCGCACCATTCTGGTGGTACGCTGGCACCCCATCCGTATATGCGGTCTTACCACCAATCACTCCACAGGTCGGCAGCCAAATGCCAATGGGCTACTCAATGGGAATGCACATGCCACCTTTCGCCGCCATGTACCCTGGTGCATACCACGTTCCTCCGCCAATGCATCAACGATTACCATCACCTCCAACAGTCGCTGTTGCGCCAAGTGCCCCCGAGACTGTGATCAGGGAGGCAACCAAACCCGAAGCTTCCATGATAACGCCTGGCGACACACCGCGTATCGCAGCGCTTCGAATTACTTTTGATATCGAGCACTCTCGCAAGAAACGGGTCATGAATGCTGCTGACGAAGAGACCGTTGCATATTTCGGATCCCTTCCGCGACAGCCAAAAACGACGGCCTTGGCTATCTTCAGTTACCTGTCAAACACTGATGTTTACCAATGTGCACTTGTTTCTAAACTCTGGAAAAATTTGGCATTCGACGAAGACCTTTGGCAGTTTCCCAAATCGAGTGAAAAAGCGGAGCCGACCAGGGACAACGCCCTGACGGCAGTGTAGAGCCCTATGAGTCCATCACCCGCCTGCTCACCTACTTTCCTAGACATAACTAGGACTACAAAGGGGTTCCTAAAATGTTGTTTGCTTTTTTCATGCTTGGGCTTGTTACACTATGGGTGTATGAGGTTTAATCACTCTCGCTAGTCTAACGGTATTTTGGTTGTAACGTCACTGACGCTCGGATCGTTCGCAACGCAGTCGGTCCAGCCGATTGTGTTTTGTGGAATTTTCATTCGAGTTTCGGATAGATGCGTCGAAATATAGAGCCTGCATATCTTATGCAGCCCTGGAAATGCGCACATGACGTCCAAGACCATGCGGGTCGTATCCTCTTGATCCAAATCCAACTCCAAAATGTAATCGATCTTTTCGTATAGGGATTCCATCAATTTGCCCTCGGGGGTTTTGCTCTCAAAGTTGCGTACACCAGCGTGCGGAAAGTCTCCGGTAAAGGCACAGCCAACGTCCGCTTCCAGCACAACCACATCCTGGCTTTCGCGCACTATCCTGAAAGTTTCCCCTTCTCGTCCATTCACCACCCGACACCGACTTGTTCCTTCTAGTTCCACTTGATCCTTTTGAACGCCTATGTGAACAGTGGCTCGGTCGCCAAGCGAAATAATCTGACCACTCGGAGAGTATCGGCTAGCCATGGCATCGTTGTATGCCAGACGGTTGTACTCCCAGCCCAATGTCGCGTCTTGCTCGCTTTCGTAATCTTCGGTAGGTAGCCAGCTCGTAAACTCCCGCGCCATGTCGTGATGCAAGGATTGATCTTCCGTTCCCCCAACCAGTATATGAATGTCGCGAAGGTTTTCGTGAATCGGGTGCACCAATCCAGTTTCGGTGCATAGCGTTTCGACGGCTTGGCGGGTGGGTACAGGCATGCGAACATGCATTTTGATGGGAATTTGCCAGCGAGAATCGTTACTACCGGCGTTGGACTTGTTGACGAAGCAAATGTAGTTGTGTTTTGGCGAATTGGAAACGTCTGGGATAAtatgacgatgaagacggcCATCTGTGCTGCTAAAGAAAATGTTGCGTAGTCGTTGCAGCTGATCCGGTACAAGGGACACGGTCGCCAATCGTGGCCGCGACGTCCCGGGAAAAAATTGCCTGCAAAATGTGGCGTTGACGCGTCCCATGAAGTGGGTCTCTTCCAGAAACTGTTTTTCGGTCATGCCATCGCAATCTTGAGTTACCAAAACGGTACCATTGAGGCGCCGAACCTTCGCGGGTGTCTCTTTACTTTGAAAGATCTTGATGAGCTCGTTGCGCTTGTTCTCGATGTCGAGTTGCTCCAGCTGCGAGTTTCTCGTCGATTGATCCACACTCGACGTGGTGTTATGAGATTGATGTTCGTTGCCCGATTTTAGCTTTTCCGGTACCACGGCGACTGCTGCAACAGACAATTTCGGCACCGAATTGGTCGACGGAGGGCTCCCGGGATGGCCacgcttctttttcagtgCGGGTGattccaacgccaacaaaTTCTGAAGTCGCAGCCGTTGTAGATCCACTTGTTTTCCTCGGAATACGAACTTTCCCCCCGCGCGATGGAAGGTCCGAAGCAAGAGGGTCTTCAAAACATTGTGACTGGAACTCGGGTCACTCACGTCAATCGTTGTTTCCGGGGACTGTAGGGAGTTACGTCTGGCTGTCTTTTCCAAGTGGGTGCGCCTTTCCAACAGTAGTACCTGACGCAGCAAGAACTCCAAGACCGTGTCTCGCAAAGGTGTGTATTGTACGAGCATATCGGCGAGGGATTCCTTCGCGACGACACATCGTGACGATGTGACAGTCGATTTCAGTGGAGAAGCACTCCCACCGTTTGCGCTGTCGGCGGAGGACAAAGCTGGTACGACCACCGACAGAGGCCATAGCACTCGTTTCAGTTTGGTCCAATTGCCTACCGGCGGAAGCTTTGATCCCGATGTGTTTGCCGCTTGCCACCACAGCAGGTCTTCGTCTCCACCGACGGAATGTCGTGAAGGATCCTTCTGACGCAATTGTATATAGCAGCGGAGCGCGTCATCGACGTCGGATGTTGAATCCGCCGGATGGGCCTGCCAAGAATCCACCAAGTGTTCCCATTCCGCTGCGTTTTGTTGGTCTAGGAAGAGACGGACCAGCGATTCGGTAACTTTATCCGAAGAATTCCAAAGAGCGTCGCTGCCATTGGCGTCACTGATGTTGGTGGAAGGTGCGgggagaaaaagaacgcAGCCCGCGGCACTCGGTAAATCATGAAACGCCGATGGGTTGGCCGATACGTGCAGCAGCGTCGGCAACAACGAACAAAGTCCGACTTTGTCGGTAGTGCGACTATTGCTACTAGCTTGATCCATACTACCAACCAACCGGTAGCTAGGAACGAAGGAAGACTTTGTCAAGCATCTCGTTCCTATCGAGAAGACAGCGCGACCGTTggatttttccaaatttgctTTGGCTACCTATTCCGTAGTTTGCAGTTACTGTGTTAGAGAGGGATATATGCGTAGCACTCACTGCTTCTCGATCATGACGGATTGGCGATCCTCAATTTAACCCTACGTAATGAGCATATTTAAGGGGTTTTGTTGTGGTGCTTGATTCGGTTGGAGACCTGACTGGCACCGAGTGATAGTCGGCTTTGGGATATACGTGACAGCGATGTTCCGTCGCCAGCTAAGAATTGATAAATAAAATTCTGTTTGAATGGGACGCGTCTGGTTTTCAAATAAATCTATTTTCGATCGGAAGATGACCTCAttcgttttgtgttgctcGGCATGTTCGACTTCGAGTTACTTAATGTAATTTCTCACTGTCCTCGTTATCAATCACGATTCTTTATCATTTACTTATGAAGATGGAAGGCGCACAATCAGAATCGCACGCCAAGTCGTGTCAGACCACATGAGAAGCAATAAGAGCGTCACTTGACACCAATAGGGGGCATCATATCGTGACCGCGTCGTTTCCTCCCCGATCCAGAACGGAGTTGGGATATTCCGATCGAATCCATCACGCACTTCTGCGTGTCTCGGCGCTGATTGGCCCAACTTTACGAAGGAACCGAACGTACGAATCGAGTCCCCGACACAACTGCTTCAAGGAATCGCGGCCAAATTTGCCTTGACAGCAACGCTGTCAAGCAAAACCGGAAACAAACTCGCACTCGTACTCGCGTTCGTGCTCTCACACCGTATTGTGGGAGGCCCACTGTAATAGACGGGTTCATTCGGTTGACATCGCATAACAATCTACACCACCTTTTCTTGCAAGCTCTCGCGTGCATACTtgcaatcaatcaatcaatcaatcgaCAGGAACTGACATTCTTGTTGGCACCGATTTCGTAGAATTATATAGTGCGCACAGTTCCTGACTCTCATAAAAAGTACCAACTTGATCCCAAACGATGCCGAAGCTTGCCCTCTCGCGCCGACACCAGCGCCAACGCAACTTATTGGAAGTTCCCGATACTTCCGAAAGTACCTTTCCTAACACACCTCGGAAAATCTCCGAAGAATCCATCCATCACACGATCTCTGTTGCTTCGACAAGCCCAGTAGCTAGTATCGCGGACGATTGTAGCAATAGTAGCTGCACTAGTAGCGTGGAGTTCCAGCAAGCTCCTGGAGATGCTTCGGATTATTGCTCGGATTCCGCGAGCAATAGTCCACCTGTGCTTGAGACCGAGTCGAATCTTTCTCGCCAAAGTTTGAAACGACCCATTCATTCTGTTTGCTTGGTGGACATGATGGACACGCACGACAATGATGCGTGGAATCATACACCCACCGCAATTCCGGTCTCGCCTTCATTGGGAGCTAAACCTGTCGCAGCACCGGAAGAACCCGTCTCGCCCTTGTGGGGACACTTTGTGGAATTGTTCAACGCCCCTACCAGAGACAATGCGGACGAAAGTGGCGAATTTGGGATCCATACACCAAGGTTCTGCCATCCCCAAGGcaagttacagttagtgcaCTCTAATTCGCACTACAACAGTAGCAACTCTACGAAACATTCCCGATTCATGTTGGGTTCGGCATCACAAGGTCCGTATCCTCTCAAGCGGCGGAGAAAGATGAGTGGCAATGCCGGATCCAGTTTGATGGACGAGTTCATGCTCGGTGGACCCACgtctttccaaagccgcAATCTCAagcacagcagcagcacacAACGGATACAAGATGCGTTACAAGGGCTGCAAATGTAGTGACAATCCAGCACCGCTGCAAACCAGTTTTCCTTTGTGCCGACTTCAACCCTTACCTTAGACAAACCCAAGCTTTGCTTGGCTAATCCTGACGGACCAAAAGATACCGCCTCACTGTAACACTGCATAACTACAGTCCGTATTATATTGTGACGTTTCTTTTGTCGCTTAAGCTCGGAAG
This genomic interval carries:
- a CDS encoding predicted protein, whose protein sequence is MDQASSNSRTTDKVGLCSLLPTLLHVSANPSAFHDLPSAAGCVLFLPAPSTNISDANGSDALWNSSDKVTESLVRLFLDQQNAAEWEHLVDSWQAHPADSTSDVDDALRCYIQLRQKDPSRHSVGGDEDLLWWQAANTSGSKLPPVGNWTKLKRVLWPLSVVVPALSSADSANGGSASPLKSTVTSSRCVVAKESLADMLVQYTPLRDTVLEFLLRQVLLLERRTHLEKTARRNSLQSPETTIDVSDPSSSHNVLKTLLLRTFHRAGGKFVFRGKQVDLQRLRLQNLLALESPALKKKRGHPGSPPSTNSVPKLSVAAVAVVPEKLKSGNEHQSHNTTSSVDQSTRNSQLEQLDIENKRNELIKIFQSKETPAKVRRLNGTVLVTQDCDGMTEKQFLEETHFMGRVNATFCRQFFPGTSRPRLATVSLVPDQLQRLRNIFFSSTDGRLHRHIIPDVSNSPKHNYICFVNKSNAGSNDSRWQIPIKMHVRMPVPTRQAVETLCTETGLVHPIHENLRDIHILVGGTEDQSLHHDMAREFTSWLPTEDYESEQDATLGWEYNRLAYNDAMASRYSPSGQIISLGDRATVHIGVQKDQVELEGTSRCRVVNGREGETFRIVRESQDVVVLEADVGCAFTGDFPHAGVRNFESKTPEGKLMESLYEKIDYILELDLDQEDTTRMVLDVMCAFPGLHKICRLYISTHLSETRMKIPQNTIGWTDCVANDPSVSDVTTKIPLD
- a CDS encoding predicted protein gives rise to the protein MPKLALSRRHQRQRNLLEVPDTSESTFPNTPRKISEESIHHTISVASTSPVASIADDCSNSSCTSSVEFQQAPGDASDYCSDSASNSPPVLETESNLSRQSLKRPIHSVCLVDMMDTHDNDAWNHTPTAIPVSPSLGAKPVAAPEEPVSPLWGHFVELFNAPTRDNADESGEFGIHTPRFCHPQGKLQLVHSNSHYNSSNSTKHSRFMLGSASQGPYPLKRRRKMSGNAGSSLMDEFMLGGPTSFQSRNLKHSSSTQRIQDALQGLQM